The Magnolia sinica isolate HGM2019 chromosome 3, MsV1, whole genome shotgun sequence genome includes the window GTTATGGActcgatgaatggcttggattcttTATTTGgccaatgggtggggcccacaggaaagAGCCGCAAGTTTTTCTTCCTTCCGCAGGGAGGAATTTGAATCGGAGAAGGAGAgctcggtcagcgcttgctgaccgaggTCTGGACGGTGCACCTGCACAACGTGTACGTGCACTactgtatgggtcccacagagatgtttgtgagaaatctactccgtccatctggttcttcacacgatttaaggcattgagaccgaagatgaggtgtatccagagatcaggtgggccccagatcagaaacttgtgggctgatctgtccgttgagccacttccatagcgatccaatggatgaaaatttacatgtacggttcatttatggtcctcaggccacgtatggagtttcgaactgaacggatggtgggaacccggtgatcttgcattctggatgcttttcaggccacttgagcttcaattcctcgattttcttgggtccctgatgtgtaattctgttgatctggGGTCTCCTggaatccgtcccttgccttaggtgtcatcagagcgtcaaatccatggtttaagcaccctttttcagttcatgcttgtaaatacactctgcatcacaaacatgattaaatcaggctattaaacggtatcaatgattgtaaatctatgcaataactgggtctaataCGCAATATTTGACCCGCAACACACATGaggctttgatcaagctgattttggtgtttttcttcatccaggtctatgtgaccttataaagagatttgatggcaaataagcttcacagttgacatgaggaaggttttaacagtaatTGTTCCtgtcccactactttatgtggtgtagttgacttgagatttggatgtgcataTTTTTTCGgttcatgctttagaatgatatagaaaagttaatagatggtgtggatctaacatataaatcatggttggCTCAGAtaagtgccccatgttaaaagttgagATGTGTACAATGCAAGGGAGAAAATCTTTCTCGCAAAGGACAATTtcgaattaaataaaaaataaaaaaatcacgaagcgcattcttgattccccattaagctagactcctatcacggatAAATTTCGGCATAAAATGATGAAGGGTtttccttcttccgcgttaacaaatacgactaaacatggaacattttTGAATTCCGcattaagtacaaaaattcagcattaacaaacccgcccttagtgggtgttactctaaccatgtagggaccaccttgatgtatattttgtttatCCAAGCTGTCTAACATTTTAGAAATACATTCCAAACCttaataatatccaaatctcaggtgaaccataccactaAAAACAGTgacaaatgaccattaaaaactttttatggagcactaaagttttggattaatctgtctttgtaatttcccttcatccaggccttcttgacattatcaacagattggatggaaaataaaaattactaaaaCCTTACCATCGGCCCTTtcgaatttttaatggtgagacactCAAGAAAAACTGTTtactgtggcgtggtccacctgagatttgaatctgcttaatgTTACTTGTTACCGGTGCCAAGATTTAAGTTGCAAGAAAACAAGCTGGGCCCACTTCATATCAATGTCCAAcgcgaacgcggattgcgtcctaccgccTGTCTCCAGCTtagaacgggcaggagctttgagtggccaccgtgatgtatgggtattatccacaccgtccatccactttttcataccattttagggcataagcccaaaaatgagacagatccaatgcttaagttGACTACAAAATAGGGATTAAACTCtttccgttgaaaacttcttgtgggccacagaaggtttggatggagctgatatttgtgttttctccagGTATACGTAACTTCATCATGACAAgcttacatcctaaaatgataggaaaaaatgaatggacggtgtgaataagaccCCTTTCATCACCCATGACATCTTGAATCACAGTGCACATGCAAACAGGGTACACGTGTGAAAGATCCAGGCCAACCATCATGACAAGCTGGACGCAAACATAAACTTATCCATAAATCatgccaatccactcatcagctgGGCCACACACCCCTGAGGAAAGTGAACCATTAGAAACAAAGCCTTTATTGAGTAAACACGTGGCACAATCGACGACTTGACCAGCCTGGCTTGTCCATCTAATTCACGGCCCGGATCTCCCACACGTGCCACTTTGGCACGTCTTGCTTCTATCCTCCCACATTTGCTCTATTATTTCTCTTCCAAAACACACAATATTAGAATATTTACACGTCTTAGCTCTTAAACAAATATACATATACGGGTATGCATGCACGTTTGGCCACTTATTACAATTTAAAAGAATAGCATTTTTTATCTTTCATTTCATTCATTGAATACAAAAGAAGCTTACATGAAATAAAACAGATAACAACACGTTTCCAGCACTTGCAATTAGTGGGTCAACACCATAATCGTGTCATCATAACCAGGAAGCTAATACACATTCCTGGGGTCTAATCCAATGGCCAAGAATCACCTGTTTTTTTGAAGTTTAGCAGATTAGCTGGCCACTGGTTCTGGGGAAAGGAATGGCGTCTCGAATGTCATGAAGGCCGGCCGTGAACATGACCATGTGATCGAATCCGAAGCTGAATCCAGAATTTCCTGCGCTCCCATGTCTTCGAAGATCTAAGTACCATTCGTACTGATCTTGCTTCAAACCACATTCGACAATCCTGCAACCATTTGTGTTGTGGGCATTGTATCAGTGCGCATATGTGGATGATCAAAGGGGGCACACATAGAGTGGGACATTGGAGCCATGGCGATCATGATAAAATGATATCAATgtgtgacgcagggaaggacatgatgaggtcgatcactgtctttgTTAGGGATTACTATTCCGAGTCTATGGAGCTCTCTGGATTTCTCAGACAGTTTCCTCGAATGCACcagggataaaatatatataatttctaataaaattaaaaataaattaattgatcatgaaaatgaaattacaatcctttaaatggtAAACTCAAACCTGGgatgaagttttagactcaaactctctaagaacgtggcttactataaatagtaaatttactaatgGGTTTTCACCAAAAATGGTaagtttctaatttttctaagcccttttcattttGTGCATGACTCTTATAAtgcaaaggatcaaaagttatggtcaaattaaaacttactatttatagtaaagatgaaaataaaatggactttcgaccgttaatttgatggaatctcgcaaatccaacataggcaacccggcatagcaagcttggttgactaaagtagcttctcctaatCCAAAATTATATAAATACGTCGAAAAattcattccgatttgcgagatacgactgttttaaggttctcaCGGTcatgatcacttccgcctccgatcgggacttctctggtccatcttggccatgaaagtgtccacgacccactctacattagtGTCATACAATGCTGAAGCTGAGAGATCGCAAAGCACGATCAGTTTTTCAGTTTCCGCAAGTAGGGTCCATTATGTTGTTCAAAAGgttgatatgatgggacccaccaaggTGGACCATGAGCCGAAAATACCCCAAATGGAAGCTGGGCTGTCGCAATGATACGTTCTACCTGCGTTCTTGGTGAATGGTACATGGGTTTTTAATTCTGATAAATGGGACCTATGGTTCATGAATCCAGGACCATTTGCCCTTTAGGTCCCACCATTTATTGACCATGCTccaaaaaatctcccagattacaCAATGCCAACGGCCCCCatcttgggatttttatttttattttccagctGAATGAAGACTGCAATGTATTTCTCTTATTGAGAGATTAAAGATCATCTCATCAAGGAggtttttgggcatggtccatccagggTGGGAAGCAACCTACATTGTTGTATTGAATTGTAGTTAGAAGAAAGTATACAATATACAGGGGCCACATCAAATTCTGTGATATGTGTGCTGCGTGAATGGTGGGCCGCCTGCAGAAGAAGTTCCCAAATGGACGGTCACGATGGATTTtctcattgaatgtggaccattcccATGTCATTTCTAACCATCAGGATTCCAATCAGTGAGAATTTTGCCACGTGAACCATCCACACAAGGACTCACCCCAACGACAGTCTGGATGTTGCGACATGTAGCCCGTTCATCATGCAACTCCTCATTTATAGACAAAAGGATTTAAAGATTAATCGCGACATTACCGTCTACTGATCACATCGAGACGTTCTTCCCTTTGGCTTCCTCTGATCAAGGTCCCAACCTACATATCAAATCCAAAACACTCAGTAAGTACCTTCTAAAGATCGTTGGCAATACAGCCACTGAACATTCCATTTCCAATCAGAAGATGATTTGCACTAAATGAATTTTCAGACATTGACATCCAAACAacattataagaaaaaaaaaaatgaagtgttAACACTAGAACTGTACATGaatcaagttagctcggttaactctctcaactcgactcgactcaaaattgGGTTCAAGCCTATTCGAGCTGATTTCTTGTGTTCAAACAAATTCCAAGCCTAGTCCGAGCTAGaccgaactcaactcgactcagctcagaacttgactcagttcgaatTGATTTGACTCGGatcggttatatatatatatatgtattatatacagagagagagagagagagagagagagagagagagagagagagagagagagagagagagagagagagagagagagagagagagagagagataatattatattatatgtattgaaaaccctaaaatctaaacttgaactcagctcgtAAGCTCAAACTTGAACgtgaactcagctcgaaagaTTGAGCTCAAGCTCGGCTCTAAGTTGGCTCGAGctagcccaagctgctgactaAGATGAGacaagctggccaatcaggctcaaggaccaagctgAGCCAAGTTTAAGCTGGGGTAGCCTGCTGGCTGAGCTGAGCTGAGTGGGGCCAAGCTTGACTAGGTTCGgatcatgtacagctctagttgACACAATGCCATCCAAATagatttaagataaaaatagTTTTCAGAAACTGCATTTCCACATAATGGATTTTTTGAAAACTAATTTCTAGACTGTCATCCAAACAGGTCGGCCTAACCATTTAAATGAAACGACTAGAACTTACTTTTGGGACGACAATGTCCATAGTAGCGACTGTTGTCCCATCGTCATTAAGGCGCGCGTAAAATGGCCTAACTTCCTTTGGATGATCATATATAATGACCGGCTTTTTGTAGGACTCATCAGCCAAATATCTTCCAACATCACAAACAATGTGTAAATATCGAAACCGCATTCAATTTccatgattttgaaaaaaataaaataaaaaatcagtagACATAATGAGTAAATATCACATACCTCTCATGTTCTTCAGCTAGATTGATACCCCATTTGGCTTTTGTTTGGAATTCCTTATCTGTGACCTGGTCAACCAATCGCATAGATACAAAGAGATTAATTCGAGTTCAATGTGAAATAAATAGATATCAAGGCCGTTGATCAGGGTCCAAAAGAAGAGAGAAGTGTAAGTGTTCTTCCTGAATGTAGGATTTTCTTGTgtttctgtgttttttttttttttttttttccaatgtattGCAATGGGGTTGCTAATCCCCTTTTATAGAATCCAATCCACATTCCTAATGGTTGGATCTTTAATACTCCAAAGAGAAATACCCCCTCATGCTTTCAAAATGTTAATGAAAATGGATTTTTCAATATAAATATCTTGATTAGCAGATAATTGTGGTGATTACCCAGGTCTCCGCCATGAATGGTCAGGATCAAGAGGGCCTCAAGTCCATTGGTCCGACAGAACAGACATTAAAGTGACAAAATCCACTCTTTTGGAGTGGTTTCTTTGGAGTAATTACCTCATTCAAAAGCTCGACTGCTTTTGTGTAGGTGATCCGCTCGAATGAGCTTGATGTGATGGATCCAAGGCAATCAATGCTGGCCTTGTCTATTCTCTTTGAGTCGAGTTGCAAATCATCTGAACAATTTTCTAAAATCTGTTGACAGAGGAACTTCAAGTAGTCTTCCGCGCAGTTCATGAGGTcctgatgtaaaaaaaaaaataccaagaAAATGTTGGATTTATACATTGTGAAACAGAAAATGTAAGAAGTTGATAAGAAGAGAATAATTCACATGCGTTCTGATTTCCTAAAaaatgataagatggagattttTGTTATTGGACGAATGCAATGACGATTCCTGTGTTGTCGAATTGCTTTGCAGTTTCTAATTCACCATACATGTGACAAACATGTATGATGATCATGACTATACATGAGTGGACCAAAATTTGCAGTGATCGGTCAGATTCGATGCCGGTTTTATGAACATTTCCTGTTTAATGTGGACCAGTGTTCTGTTTTGAGAAGATCGCTTATTTTTCATGCTGCTGATCAGATAACTACCACAGACCAATCCCTGTGATTTTTATGGCATGGACAGTTATGTGCTGTACTACAAaatcaacggtcctgatcactctAGATGAGTGTGACATGTACAATAAAGATTTTATATAATTTGTGTCATTGAACTCGATGACTTGCAGCTGCCTAGTAGCATTCATCTGAGAGATGCATCCCTAGAGAGTCTTGATGACAAATCACAAAACTGGGTAGAAGAATTGCAGTTAGTGAGGCAGTTAGTGAGGATGTTGGATAGTTCTTGTAAAGACTGGATActatatttatataaattgagaTCGCAGTTagagaattattttttttcagcAAATGGCTTCATTTTCATAATTTCCAACTGGGGTATTTGAAAATATTGGCATTCTATTCAGAACTGAATGAAAATTAAGGAGATCTTATACAACATGCATTGTTCATCCAAACGGCTCTTATTCTATTCAAAATCAATGTAAAGGCAACCGAGTTAATAGTGCAATtcaagcaaagaaaaaaaaagagagtacaAAAAAAAGAGAGTCTGATCCAAGTCGAATAGCAAgagtatggaaaaaaaaaaagaagagagtttTTCTAATTGAAGGTTCTTCCTAACATGGTGGACACATCTTCCCTAAGACAACTCTACAGGAAGTGCAAATGCTTTCAAAAGACAAGATGCCTAGAGTATAATCTTATGCAACCCAGCAGTGATGGGCATCAGTTTAAATTTCTCTCTGATGGgtttttgtggtttttttttttttttttttttttttaaattatatatgcgACATAAAGTTCATGGAAGATAAGAACATCAAGGAAAATTCGcatgaaagaaggaaatttaGTGGGTATGAGGTGATGTGAAAATTTCCaatcttctcaaaaaaaaaaaatccactagGAGATTTCAAACACGCCGCTTTCTTAAGTTACCAAGGTCCCAGGCACCTAAATATAGGTATAGTACCTGCGTTGTCAGCATCATTTTCACCAAAGCGTTGTCCCAGCTATTCAGGGTTGGCTTTTCGAGTCTTGTTTCTCCTATAAGTTCTAAGACCTTATCCTCCCTTCTCACCACTTCAATCCAAGTCCTTTTGGGTCTTCCTCTCATATGTAAACCCATGTCTAAAACATACTGATTTTTTAGTACATGTTCTTCTAGGACCTCATGTTCCCGTCCTAGCCGATGTGAACACCTAAAAACTATTACAACATCCTTTAGGCCCTTTTTGGTAGAATGCCTAAAAGTTGAGTTAtcttattttagttaacagtaattatgtattacatATCTATGgttaacatgaactcattatgtCTTAGAGTTCAAGGTTGTCACACCTTCCAGCTACATTGTCAGCTTGAAATGCATGTTCATGGAGATATTGATACAGATGTGAACGCGAACATGATAGCAAAGATACAATTGTATGTTTCCCAAAACTCTAGGCAACTTTGGATACGGAGACGTTTGTTGATGTTGCCAAACACCGAAATTTAAAATCCAGGTTCATCAACACATCCATAcagatattaaatataatatagttTTATATTTTACTagtacattgttattaattatatGGAAAATGACCCGATGCCGTTATCTAGTACCAGTATCGGTGTCATATCATGTCAATACAGGTAAGTATCTGGGTTTCCCAGCTTGAATAAATCTGAGAAACCATAAGAAACATGCACTAAGAATCCTAAAATGAGTTTCTTAAACATACCTCCAAATCTGCAAAGACCATGTCAATCTCGACCATCCATGACTCCGCCAAATGCTTTGAGGAATGAGACTTTTCAGCTCGGAAAGTCAGCCCAAATGTGTAAACGCTACCAAGGGCGCATGCGTAGCACTCGAGGTGAAGCTGAGAGGAAGCTGTTAAGTACACTTGGCGAGAGAAGAAATCTTCAGAGAAGTCCACCTTTCCGACCTGGAAAGAAGTTCTGGGGCTTGATTTTTCTCGTGCTTCCATCTGCAACGCTAGCTCGTTGGTTTTTTGTAGATCCCAGAGGGCAGCCAGCAGTGCTTCCTTGTCACTATTGCTCCTCTGCAGCTCCTGGACTCTGTTGCTTTTCTCCTTTATTGCTGCTCTAACAACTTCAATGTTGATTGCGCCATGATCATTCATAACATTTGAGTCCTCTATCTTCTCTGCTTTGTTGAAAAGAGTTGTAGCCTGAAACGTATCGCTTCTATCCGTCAAGTCGGTTGAAGTGATAACAGGCATATGCACATGAAGGAACCCATTGTTTTGGAAGAATGTATGAGTTCCATGAGTCAAGGCATTGCGGATTCGAGTAACAGATGCCACCTGCAAGTTGGGCAAAACAGAAATCAAAAGAGCAGTGCTAGTATCAATTTCCTCCAAAACATGTAgggaaaaaaacagaagaagaagaccaCATATCGAATAACAGAATTACATGCATTTACTGAGACTCAGTGGGTTAACCAGGTGggtcaaaaaaatatttttcttttcaatattATTTATACtctaaaataaatcaattaatcTCTCTCAAAATTACAAATCTTCCCCAGAAGACTGGCTAGACCCGTTTTGACTCGGCCCGGGCAACCAAGTCATACTTTGACTCAGGAAACCAGACCTGAGTCCTGTGCATCCCAGTTCTCCCAACTTGGTGACCAGGCCAGGTTGGCCTGCCCGCGTGGGTTGACTTGCCTGGTTTGTAAACTATGGGTAAAATatgttgattgatgtctgaaaATCAACAGTCTATCGATGacagctcgatggcatcgagcagatttcgatgccatcgaaggctgctcgatgccatcggaaaaatccgAAAAATCCATATTATATCctggaacgttttggtgtttaGTTTGACAACATCGAagatgttcaatgccatcgacagtctgttgatgccatcgaagtgccatcgaaCGATCACACAGAGTTGcgtaagtgtgggatttgtttcctatttcaattgtgattctcATGGAGGCTATAtttatgggtgtaatcgggaatagGTTGTATCTCAAAGCTTTTTAATTCGTTCCAAAgagtttcaagggcttgtaagggagattcgaggcttgttcgaatcgggtaatctctatctcttgtaatttctgctttcatagtgcataactgttgctttgtgccatgttctttttttctctttttttttcccgtaaggatttttccatgttaaattcggAGTGTTTGTGATTGTACTTGATTGTGCGAtttgaatactttgcttgattaatCTTTTTGTGCTTTTGCAGTTCCCCAACAAAATCTGTTATGATTCTCAATAACCCCACAGACAGGGAAAGCAGATTGTGAAACAACAAAGCTGCAATCGAAAGTGCAATTTACTGCAGTTGTTCTGGGACGAAGGTGTGGATAACTCCTTAGAATTTCCAAAGGTAATCTTCGCTTTGCCAACGGGTACTTTGCGAGATCAACAGTCCCAACATGGAGGATTTTCTCCACTTCGAGCTCTATAACTTGTTTTCCCGCTACAGATGGCCGCTTCAGCACACCTTCTGCTAAAATACAAGTCCCGATCGGGCTAATTTTGCTGATCGGAGCTTCAGATGAATGCACCACCACCTGCAAGTGGATATCAAAAACCAGTTCAATAACATAATAAATAAAAACGAAGGAATTAAGCAGAACTCCGAAACATGTAAAGATATTTGCTTGGACTACAAGCATGTATGCATACTGTTGCTAAAAGACAATTGGGTGTTCCTGAATATGCATTTCTTATTGCATCCATGTAAATAGCCCCAGCATACATCTCTGGAGGAAAGATATTTTCAGACCCCGTGGGCgccattagtggggcccaccctcacAACATCAGCCATTCTGATTGCAGACATCTTGGTCCCACTGGATGGTGCAAGCAAAAGGAACTCGATTGGTCGGACCGTACCACGTCATTCCCCATGTCCAGTATGATGCCCAAAATAGctgcattggggcccaccttctggtgatccagaccatttatctgATGACCTTTCTGTGGATGAGCGACGTTCCCACATCCCACGTTATCAGGTCTTCAGAACTAAAAGAAATCATAGCCACTGCTTCAAATGCAGCAGGAGAATTTATCCAACAGAACAGCTGCAATAAGAAGCGAAGCAACAGAATAGCTGCCATTTTTCAATGGCAGAGATTTTTGGTCGAGACCCATGAGGGGTGGGCCCCATCAGATAACATTCTTAATCAATTAAAGGTGGTCCCCATCTGTATAAAATGCTTATccaatttttctgttttttcttctCTATAAAAACATATCTACTACACTAGACAAAGAAGATGAGCAATCAAACATATACACACCTGAAGGCTTGAAATGCAGGAACCATCATTCAATAGCAAATAAGCAACAGTGGGCAAATTTTTCGCTGGAATGTTGATATCCGTTGGCTTTCCATGTGGGCGGCCCCTATCTCCGATGAATACCCTTACAATCGACCGCAAGAAATGTGGAATCCGGGACTCTATGATTTCCCAACAAGTCACATCTTCTGCCATTGTCACGGTGGACCGTCCAGTTGCCCCTGGAGGAATATTCCCTCCTCTCTCTTTTGACAACTTGACCCATCCGCCGATAATGATTCTCTTGCCAACCAATCCCAGCCCTCTATCAGAGCGGCCCAAGATGGTTTTCATGAGAACCCGTTTCGAGTACTTGGATTGATCTATGAGGTGTTCTATGGGGTGTTTGGCAACAACATTGGCTTCTTCTGATGCCATATCTAAAAAAGGAATGTGtatatgagaaagag containing:
- the LOC131239691 gene encoding asparagine--tRNA ligase, cytoplasmic 2-like, whose translation is MASEEANVVAKHPIEHLIDQSKYSKRVLMKTILGRSDRGLGLVGKRIIIGGWVKLSKERGGNIPPGATGRSTVTMAEDVTCWEIIESRIPHFLRSIVRVFIGDRGRPHGKPTDINIPAKNLPTVAYLLLNDGSCISSLQVVVHSSEAPISKISPIGTCILAEGVLKRPSVAGKQVIELEVEKILHVGTVDLAKYPLAKRRLPLEILRSYPHLRPRTTAVASVTRIRNALTHGTHTFFQNNGFLHVHMPVITSTDLTDRSDTFQATTLFNKAEKIEDSNVMNDHGAINIEVVRAAIKEKSNRVQELQRSNSDKEALLAALWDLQKTNELALQMEAREKSSPRTSFQVGKVDFSEDFFSRQVYLTASSQLHLECYACALGSVYTFGLTFRAEKSHSSKHLAESWMVEIDMVFADLEDLMNCAEDYLKFLCQQILENCSDDLQLDSKRIDKASIDCLGSITSSSFERITYTKAVELLNEVTDKEFQTKAKWGINLAEEHERYLADESYKKPVIIYDHPKEVRPFYARLNDDGTTVATMDIVVPKVGTLIRGSQREERLDVISRRIVECGLKQDQYEWYLDLRRHGSAGNSGFSFGFDHMVMFTAGLHDIRDAIPFPRTSGQLIC